One Methylocaldum marinum DNA window includes the following coding sequences:
- a CDS encoding CAP domain-containing protein: protein MARLVLSLILTTGLVMPVFAREAPEVRCPSADAIRREIIKELKAVRAEPRYCGRKQFGPARPLGWNPKLFEAAEKHAREMSRNERLSHRGRDGQKAGGRITRAGYDWEVYGENIAQGQRTVGEVMRSWLESPEHCSAIMEKDFEEVAVACAAGGRGSPYWVMVLAAPLTQFRR from the coding sequence ATGGCACGACTCGTCCTTAGCCTGATTTTGACCACCGGTTTGGTAATGCCCGTCTTCGCCCGCGAGGCGCCTGAAGTCCGATGCCCTTCCGCCGATGCCATCCGGCGTGAAATCATCAAGGAACTGAAAGCCGTGCGTGCAGAACCGAGATACTGCGGCCGGAAGCAGTTCGGACCGGCCCGGCCGCTGGGGTGGAATCCGAAATTATTCGAAGCCGCGGAAAAACACGCCAGAGAGATGAGCCGCAACGAGCGTCTCTCGCATCGAGGCCGGGACGGCCAAAAGGCGGGGGGCCGAATTACCCGGGCCGGCTATGACTGGGAGGTTTATGGCGAGAACATCGCCCAGGGGCAGCGCACGGTCGGGGAAGTCATGCGGAGCTGGCTCGAGAGTCCCGAGCACTGTTCCGCCATTATGGAAAAGGATTTCGAGGAAGTCGCCGTTGCTTGTGCGGCAGGCGGACGAGGCTCGCCTTATTGGGTCATGGTTCTGGCCGCCCCGTTAACGCAGTTCAGACGCTAG
- a CDS encoding DNA phosphorothioation-associated putative methyltransferase, whose protein sequence is MPPFGKSVARNVYFHVSLLDTLEPESRDAVHAAGCIAQVRPGEDYNVVKLNRDKNGVSLLDYPGFFEEGFPVLRRYWTVDLENHTVRFRTYENSLNPPILHRKELLLPASHPQREMFEALTSSAEQIGLFDDPCRIGFKQAWDILLAPRGFKVAGHELVPIGNDESDIGGFGLPTDSFGIARHLTALTRYGFSAPIQTLARFGFLDGSKTVFDYGCGRGDDVRGLRENGIEAAGWDPYYAPEETRRNAQIVNLGFVINVIEDMEERVEALQGAFRLAEELLVVSAMLANPDAVRGTPYGDGILTSRNTFQKYYTQGELRAFIAEVLDEEPLSVGPGIFYVFKDKDAEQRFMVGRLENRRNILRLSHLSRPAKPARIGKAEAKYELHRELLDSLWENCLKLGRDPDRSEFPDSDAVAAHFGSLPAAVRFVKSRKENAEAILEQARRSRIDDLRVYFALWQFEKRKPYRHLEARLQKDIKAFFGNYRAALESGRELLFAAASPETIEQACREAAEQGIGRLEEGESLQLPTRLVVQLPAVLRVYVGCGLLLYGDVSSADLIKIHIRSGKLSLMSFDDFSGKPLPRLLQRVKINLRTQGLDIFDYGEPYEPPYLYRKSRFINEEFPNYAEQLAFDEMLENLGVFDFSGYGPSPAEFHARLEAARWTIDGFRLVRSRSIPDLDDPCGRYFTYRQLIECGETQARTGLPNRPKEPDSYSALYDLAINILDPVIDYFGMIELTYGFCSPELGKQIPARIAPELDQRAAHELNRKGKSICPRLGAAADFLVRDEDMAEVARWIMANLPYDRLYYYGSDKPVHVSYSEHPTGEAYEMRVVGRRRVPRVFG, encoded by the coding sequence ATGCCGCCGTTCGGCAAGTCCGTCGCCCGGAACGTTTATTTCCACGTAAGCCTGCTGGACACGCTAGAGCCGGAATCGCGCGACGCGGTTCACGCTGCGGGCTGCATCGCTCAGGTGCGCCCCGGCGAAGACTACAACGTCGTCAAGCTGAACCGGGACAAAAACGGCGTTTCGCTGCTCGATTATCCGGGATTTTTCGAGGAAGGTTTTCCGGTTCTCCGCCGCTATTGGACGGTCGACCTCGAAAATCACACCGTCCGCTTCCGCACCTACGAAAACTCCCTCAACCCGCCGATACTGCACCGCAAAGAACTGCTGTTGCCCGCAAGCCATCCACAAAGGGAAATGTTCGAGGCTTTGACCTCGTCCGCTGAGCAAATCGGCCTGTTCGACGACCCTTGCCGTATCGGGTTCAAGCAAGCCTGGGACATCCTGCTGGCACCGCGTGGATTCAAGGTGGCCGGGCATGAACTGGTGCCCATCGGCAATGACGAGTCCGACATCGGCGGATTCGGCTTGCCTACGGACTCTTTCGGCATCGCCCGCCACCTCACCGCGCTCACCCGCTACGGATTTTCCGCGCCGATCCAAACGCTCGCCCGGTTCGGATTTCTGGACGGTTCGAAAACCGTGTTCGACTACGGCTGCGGACGGGGGGACGACGTGCGCGGGCTCAGGGAAAACGGCATCGAGGCCGCCGGCTGGGACCCCTATTACGCGCCCGAAGAAACCCGGAGAAACGCCCAGATCGTCAACCTGGGATTTGTGATCAACGTCATCGAGGACATGGAGGAGCGCGTTGAAGCCCTGCAAGGCGCCTTTCGGCTGGCGGAGGAACTGCTGGTGGTTTCGGCCATGCTGGCCAACCCGGACGCCGTGCGCGGCACGCCTTACGGCGACGGCATTCTTACGTCGCGCAATACCTTTCAGAAATACTATACCCAGGGCGAGCTCCGTGCCTTCATCGCCGAGGTATTGGATGAAGAGCCCTTGTCGGTCGGCCCGGGCATTTTCTACGTCTTCAAGGACAAGGATGCCGAGCAGCGTTTCATGGTCGGGCGGCTGGAGAATCGGCGGAACATCCTGCGGCTCTCCCATCTCTCCCGCCCGGCAAAGCCCGCAAGAATCGGCAAGGCGGAAGCCAAGTATGAACTACATCGTGAGCTCCTGGATTCGCTGTGGGAAAACTGCCTGAAGCTCGGTCGCGACCCTGATCGCAGCGAGTTTCCAGATTCGGACGCCGTTGCCGCCCATTTCGGCTCGCTCCCGGCGGCTGTGCGCTTCGTCAAGTCCCGCAAGGAAAACGCCGAGGCCATTCTTGAACAGGCCCGGCGATCCCGCATCGACGACCTTCGTGTCTACTTTGCCTTGTGGCAGTTCGAAAAGCGCAAACCGTATCGCCATCTTGAAGCCCGCCTGCAAAAGGACATCAAAGCCTTCTTCGGCAACTACCGGGCGGCCCTCGAATCCGGTCGGGAACTCCTGTTCGCCGCCGCCAGCCCGGAGACCATAGAACAAGCCTGCCGGGAAGCCGCCGAGCAAGGTATCGGCCGGCTGGAGGAAGGCGAATCGCTGCAGCTTCCCACGCGGCTAGTCGTGCAACTGCCCGCCGTCCTGCGCGTCTATGTCGGCTGCGGCCTTCTTCTCTACGGCGACGTGAGCAGCGCCGATCTCATCAAGATTCATATTCGTTCCGGCAAGCTCTCCCTGATGAGTTTCGACGATTTTTCCGGCAAACCGCTGCCGCGACTGCTGCAACGGGTGAAGATCAACCTTCGAACCCAGGGACTCGACATCTTCGATTACGGCGAGCCGTACGAACCGCCTTATCTCTACCGGAAATCCCGCTTCATCAACGAAGAGTTTCCGAACTACGCCGAGCAACTGGCTTTCGACGAGATGCTGGAAAACCTGGGCGTGTTCGATTTCAGCGGCTACGGCCCCAGCCCCGCGGAATTTCATGCTCGCCTCGAAGCCGCCCGCTGGACCATCGACGGTTTCCGCCTCGTCCGCAGCCGCAGCATTCCCGATTTGGACGACCCTTGCGGGCGTTATTTCACCTACCGCCAATTGATCGAATGCGGCGAAACTCAGGCCCGCACCGGCTTACCCAATCGTCCCAAGGAACCCGACAGCTATTCCGCGCTGTACGACCTCGCCATCAACATTCTCGACCCGGTGATCGACTACTTCGGGATGATCGAACTCACCTACGGCTTCTGCTCGCCGGAGCTCGGTAAACAAATTCCCGCCCGCATCGCCCCGGAACTCGACCAACGCGCCGCCCACGAACTGAACCGGAAAGGCAAGTCGATCTGCCCCCGGCTCGGTGCGGCTGCGGATTTCTTGGTGCGGGATGAGGACATGGCAGAAGTCGCCCGCTGGATCATGGCGAACCTTCCCTACGACCGGTTGTACTACTACGGCTCCGACAAGCCGGTGCACGTCAGCTATTCCGAACATCCAACAGGGGAAGCGTACGAGATGAGAGTGGTTGGAAGGAGAAGGGTGCCGAGGGTTTTTGGTTGA
- a CDS encoding GNAT family N-acetyltransferase, protein MDTIDTGPFAASRSPASMADAARRRHDYPGTELLRTRRLVLRGLRFRDLSALSALHREPSVRALLLEPAPASALENAGLIIQANRLYEEHPGLGIWHAADAEDRFVGLFSLVPLAGGSAVELGARLLPSAGGRLYSLEGSRALRDMAFERLGLPCLHGYCHPENTVVPLLFRRLGFTAMGETTHHAHRALAFRLDRHDWSERNRHRTENL, encoded by the coding sequence ATGGACACGATCGACACCGGGCCATTCGCGGCGTCGCGTTCGCCGGCCTCGATGGCCGATGCCGCGCGCCGTCGCCACGACTATCCCGGCACGGAGCTGCTGCGCACGCGCAGGCTGGTGCTGCGTGGATTGCGATTCCGCGACCTTTCCGCATTGTCGGCCCTGCATCGGGAGCCGTCGGTGCGCGCGCTCCTGCTGGAGCCCGCCCCGGCGTCCGCGCTCGAGAACGCGGGACTCATCATCCAGGCGAACCGCCTCTACGAGGAACATCCGGGACTCGGCATCTGGCATGCAGCGGATGCTGAGGATCGCTTCGTCGGCCTGTTCTCGCTGGTTCCGCTCGCCGGCGGCTCGGCTGTCGAACTCGGTGCGCGACTGCTGCCTTCCGCCGGCGGACGCCTTTATTCGCTGGAGGGTTCGCGTGCCCTGCGCGACATGGCATTCGAGCGGCTGGGGCTTCCCTGTCTGCACGGATACTGCCACCCGGAAAACACCGTGGTGCCTCTGCTTTTCCGCCGCCTCGGCTTCACGGCGATGGGGGAAACGACGCATCACGCACATCGCGCACTCGCGTTCCGGCTCGACCGACACGACTGGAGCGAACGCAACCGGCATCGAACGGAGAATCTCTGA
- a CDS encoding hydantoinase/oxoprolinase family protein: protein MSIELIGWDIGGAHLKAVALNGAGEIVAVLQEPCPLWLGLDRLHDAMNRILNVFAPGPGCRHALTMTGELVDFFENREQGVLALVQATTQCCSQNSVRVFAGPDGFLDPMAITAESAPKIASANWLASALWVAANVRDALFVDIGSTTTDIAPICGHRVRTRGYTDFERMRYDELIYCGVVRTPAMALADRAPFEGEWVGIMAEHFATAADVYRLCGELPDYADQAPAADGGEKTVRGSARRLARLFGRDAESASLKQWRRAARFFRERQLAKLHSALDCQLSRGLMDDDAPLIGAGVGRFLVRELAGRLGFPYKDFSELFSMVTPQNDFYASDCAPAAAVACLAMREVGPT from the coding sequence ATGAGCATTGAACTGATCGGCTGGGACATCGGCGGAGCCCATCTCAAGGCCGTGGCGTTGAATGGCGCCGGTGAAATCGTCGCCGTCCTTCAAGAGCCCTGTCCCTTGTGGCTGGGCCTGGATCGATTGCATGACGCCATGAACCGAATTCTGAACGTCTTTGCGCCGGGACCGGGCTGTCGCCATGCGCTGACCATGACCGGCGAGTTGGTGGATTTTTTCGAAAACCGGGAGCAAGGCGTTCTCGCCCTGGTCCAAGCGACGACCCAGTGCTGTTCACAGAATTCGGTGCGCGTTTTTGCCGGACCTGACGGGTTTCTAGATCCAATGGCCATAACTGCGGAGAGCGCGCCCAAAATTGCTTCGGCCAATTGGCTGGCGAGCGCGCTCTGGGTGGCGGCAAACGTACGCGATGCCCTATTCGTGGATATCGGCAGCACGACGACCGATATCGCGCCGATTTGCGGGCACCGTGTCAGAACCCGGGGCTATACCGATTTTGAACGAATGCGCTACGATGAGCTGATTTATTGCGGGGTCGTCCGTACCCCGGCAATGGCGCTGGCCGATCGTGCGCCTTTCGAAGGCGAGTGGGTGGGCATCATGGCCGAACACTTCGCGACCGCTGCCGACGTCTATCGGCTCTGCGGCGAGTTACCCGATTACGCCGACCAGGCGCCGGCGGCCGATGGCGGTGAGAAGACCGTCCGGGGAAGCGCCCGGCGTCTGGCCCGCTTGTTCGGGCGCGATGCGGAGTCGGCCTCGTTGAAGCAATGGCGGCGGGCGGCCCGATTTTTTCGGGAGCGGCAGCTGGCAAAGCTTCATTCGGCATTGGATTGCCAGCTTTCGCGCGGTTTGATGGACGATGACGCCCCCTTGATCGGTGCTGGCGTGGGGCGGTTTCTGGTGCGAGAATTGGCGGGCCGATTGGGATTTCCTTATAAAGACTTCAGCGAACTGTTTTCAATGGTTACGCCGCAAAACGATTTTTACGCTTCGGATTGCGCTCCGGCCGCAGCCGTGGCTTGCCTGGCGATGCGGGAGGTGGGGCCGACATGA
- a CDS encoding MoaD/ThiS family protein: MSIRVRYFGSLREKMGRVDDSLAAEDIVTVSDVWKAVSEGQYLPDRILCAVNMDYADPNAPVKDGDEVAFFPPVTGG; this comes from the coding sequence ATGTCGATTAGAGTGCGTTATTTCGGAAGTCTGCGGGAAAAAATGGGGCGAGTGGACGACAGCCTTGCCGCGGAAGACATTGTTACGGTCAGCGACGTGTGGAAAGCGGTGAGCGAAGGCCAATATCTGCCGGATCGCATCCTCTGTGCGGTGAACATGGACTATGCCGATCCGAACGCGCCGGTCAAGGACGGCGACGAAGTGGCGTTCTTCCCGCCGGTTACCGGGGGGTGA
- the sctU gene encoding type III secretion system export apparatus subunit SctU, translated as MAGKKNDSGDRTEKPTAKRLKDARKEGDVHKSRELTSTVIVLIWLAAIWLLLPSYLRQLDGLFAVAFEAIRNPGPETLAMALEKSGIAFVLLTVPVMFAVALIGLFADFVQIGPVFAPKRVKPDLSRLNPSEGVKNMFSKDNLVEVIKSILKTAGLAAIFVVVLWGLLPQYIALPLGQIGDIGIAHWQGMLRMCAWTVFVFFFVSALDAFWQRHSYIKRLQMSRRDIRQESKENEGDPHIKGRRRQLHQEWAQQNMLHSVRKASVVVTNPTHVAVALLYEEGETDIPVVVAKGEDHEAAMIRKAAEDAGVPIMQDVALARGLNEKVGLDDYITPEFFQAVAEVLRWAEGMRRAREGR; from the coding sequence ATGGCCGGCAAGAAGAACGACAGCGGCGACCGTACCGAGAAGCCGACCGCGAAGCGATTGAAGGACGCACGCAAGGAAGGCGACGTCCACAAGAGCCGCGAGCTCACCAGCACCGTGATCGTGCTGATCTGGCTGGCCGCGATCTGGCTCCTTCTTCCCTCCTATCTGCGACAGCTGGACGGGCTGTTCGCGGTCGCCTTCGAGGCGATACGGAATCCCGGCCCGGAAACGCTGGCCATGGCACTGGAGAAATCGGGCATCGCGTTCGTCCTGCTGACGGTTCCCGTGATGTTCGCCGTGGCGCTGATCGGTCTTTTCGCTGACTTCGTCCAGATCGGCCCCGTGTTCGCTCCCAAGCGCGTCAAGCCCGACCTCTCGCGGCTCAATCCGAGCGAGGGCGTCAAGAACATGTTCTCGAAGGACAACCTCGTCGAGGTCATCAAGTCGATCCTCAAGACCGCCGGGCTCGCCGCGATCTTCGTGGTGGTGCTGTGGGGGCTTCTGCCGCAGTACATCGCGTTGCCGCTCGGGCAGATCGGCGACATCGGGATCGCGCACTGGCAGGGTATGCTGCGCATGTGCGCCTGGACCGTGTTCGTGTTCTTCTTCGTATCCGCGCTCGATGCGTTCTGGCAGCGGCACTCGTACATCAAGCGGCTGCAGATGAGTCGTCGCGACATCCGCCAGGAATCGAAGGAGAACGAGGGCGACCCGCACATCAAGGGACGTCGTCGCCAGCTCCACCAGGAGTGGGCGCAGCAGAACATGCTGCATTCCGTGCGCAAGGCCAGCGTCGTGGTGACCAATCCGACGCACGTGGCGGTCGCATTGCTGTACGAGGAAGGCGAGACGGACATCCCGGTGGTGGTCGCCAAGGGCGAGGACCACGAAGCGGCGATGATCCGCAAGGCTGCCGAGGATGCCGGCGTGCCGATCATGCAGGACGTGGCGCTGGCGCGCGGCCTCAACGAGAAGGTCGGGCTCGACGACTACATCACGCCCGAGTTCTTCCAGGCGGTGGCGGAAGTGCTGCGCTGGGCCGAGGGC
- the pabB gene encoding aminodeoxychorismate synthase component I, which translates to MTPRIEELPYFEDSAALFLPWAERRWAVFLDSGFPHSRQGRYDIIAADPVATLVSRGPLTEIRSRGAITLSPEDPFTLVKRYLGEPAPQFPGLPFCGGAIGYFGYDLARRLEKLPDKALDAENIPEMIVGIYDWAVVVDHWARRTWLVAQGRDPSLASRWPHLVQAFSQIQTIGWQQAGFYLLSDVVSNMSRAYYARAFGRVQHYIREGDCYQVNLAQRFSAYCTGNPWAAYQLLRPYNPAPFSAYLNFPQVQILSSSPERFLKVSNGIVETKPIKGTRPRSQDSAADAARAEELRNSVKDRAENLMIVDLLRNDIGKNCAPGSVHVPKLFEVESYATVHHLVSTIRGRLAEGHGAVDLLRGCFPGGSITGAPKIRSMEIIEELEPHRRGVYCGSIGYIGFDGNMDSNIAIRTLVHSDGTIRFWAGGGIVADSVLDQEYQECYDKASALLQLLEQFRVPRTGVDHMGG; encoded by the coding sequence ATGACGCCGAGAATTGAAGAGCTGCCTTATTTCGAGGACAGCGCCGCTTTGTTTCTGCCTTGGGCGGAGCGGCGCTGGGCGGTTTTTCTGGACAGCGGATTTCCGCACAGTCGGCAGGGACGGTACGACATCATCGCGGCAGACCCTGTTGCGACCCTCGTCAGCCGAGGGCCGCTCACCGAAATTCGATCGCGCGGTGCCATCACGCTGTCGCCGGAAGATCCTTTTACCCTGGTAAAACGATATCTCGGCGAGCCGGCACCGCAGTTTCCGGGACTGCCTTTTTGCGGCGGTGCGATCGGATATTTCGGCTATGACCTGGCGCGAAGGCTGGAGAAGCTGCCCGACAAGGCCCTGGATGCGGAGAACATCCCGGAGATGATCGTCGGCATTTACGACTGGGCGGTCGTGGTGGATCACTGGGCGCGCCGAACCTGGCTGGTCGCGCAGGGGCGCGATCCCTCTCTGGCGTCGCGCTGGCCTCACCTGGTCCAGGCTTTCAGCCAAATTCAGACCATAGGATGGCAGCAGGCGGGCTTCTATCTGCTCAGCGATGTCGTCTCCAACATGAGCCGTGCCTATTATGCTCGGGCTTTCGGACGGGTTCAGCATTACATTCGCGAGGGCGACTGTTATCAGGTCAACCTGGCGCAGCGCTTTTCGGCCTATTGCACCGGAAATCCCTGGGCGGCCTACCAGCTTTTGCGGCCGTACAATCCCGCGCCATTCAGCGCTTACCTCAATTTCCCGCAGGTTCAGATACTCAGCTCCTCGCCGGAGCGCTTCCTCAAAGTGAGCAACGGTATCGTGGAAACCAAGCCCATCAAGGGGACTCGCCCGCGGTCTCAAGACTCGGCGGCGGACGCCGCCAGGGCGGAGGAACTTCGGAACAGTGTCAAGGACCGTGCCGAAAACCTGATGATCGTGGATCTGTTGCGCAACGATATAGGCAAGAACTGCGCGCCGGGTTCGGTTCACGTGCCCAAGCTTTTCGAGGTCGAGAGCTACGCCACTGTGCATCATTTGGTCAGCACCATCCGCGGCCGGCTGGCCGAAGGCCACGGCGCCGTGGATCTCTTGCGCGGCTGTTTCCCGGGCGGCTCCATTACCGGAGCGCCGAAGATTCGTTCCATGGAAATCATCGAAGAACTCGAACCTCATCGTCGCGGCGTCTATTGCGGCTCGATCGGCTATATCGGCTTCGACGGCAATATGGACAGCAATATCGCCATCCGTACCCTGGTGCACTCGGATGGTACGATCCGCTTCTGGGCCGGCGGCGGCATCGTGGCCGATTCGGTTCTGGACCAGGAGTACCAGGAATGCTACGACAAGGCTTCGGCCCTGTTGCAACTGCTCGAACAGTTCCGGGTCCCGAGAACCGGTGTCGATCACATGGGTGGTTAA
- a CDS encoding amino acid kinase family protein, giving the protein MSITWVVKLGGSLAGSDTLPFWLDALADANVVIVPGGGPFADQVRLAQRRWRFSDEPAHAMALLAMAQYGLMLSGLCPKLAVASEVDVLRKSAASGRSTVWLPDLSLTCDPSLPASWDITSDSLAAWLARRLNAANLLLIKSAAIAVRDTSYGGLVAQGVVDAAFERFAADAAFSSWLCHRQDYPLVRGGLRDPSHVFTCVDRSAG; this is encoded by the coding sequence GTGTCGATCACATGGGTGGTTAAGCTGGGCGGCAGCCTGGCCGGCTCGGACACCCTCCCGTTCTGGCTGGACGCTTTAGCCGATGCGAACGTCGTCATCGTGCCGGGAGGAGGACCTTTCGCCGATCAGGTTCGATTGGCGCAGCGGCGCTGGCGGTTCAGTGACGAGCCGGCTCACGCCATGGCGCTGCTCGCCATGGCGCAATACGGTTTAATGTTGAGCGGATTGTGCCCGAAGCTCGCAGTCGCGAGCGAAGTGGACGTGCTTCGGAAATCGGCGGCATCCGGCCGTTCGACGGTTTGGCTGCCCGACTTGTCCTTGACGTGCGATCCGAGCCTTCCGGCGTCGTGGGACATCACGTCGGATAGTTTGGCGGCTTGGCTGGCTCGACGTTTGAATGCCGCGAATTTGCTCTTGATCAAATCGGCGGCGATCGCGGTACGTGATACTTCATACGGCGGACTTGTCGCGCAAGGTGTGGTCGACGCCGCTTTCGAGCGCTTTGCCGCCGACGCGGCTTTTTCAAGCTGGCTTTGTCACCGGCAAGACTATCCGTTGGTGAGGGGAGGTCTGCGGGACCCCTCTCATGTCTTCACGTGCGTCGATCGCTCCGCCGGATAA
- a CDS encoding DUF6683 family protein produces the protein MNARSATASMDDAFVIGTDPTLSQRVRREMIDTLVANGGVSAADAEREIASRDFAATFERFFGAMGLSPHRLPDVFAAHLLAMWSIVHQQSLPDRVVAEGVRTQFETLLRGRPEARNAEQRQLIGEALLCESVLSLEAREDAQARDDRKELAQMAESAQRNMLQRQGINLRKTRLGAQGMRRA, from the coding sequence ATGAACGCACGATCCGCAACGGCATCCATGGATGACGCATTCGTCATCGGAACGGATCCGACGCTATCGCAACGGGTACGACGCGAGATGATCGACACGTTGGTCGCCAATGGCGGCGTCTCGGCCGCGGATGCGGAACGGGAGATCGCCAGCCGGGACTTCGCGGCGACGTTCGAGCGGTTCTTCGGAGCCATGGGCCTGTCCCCGCATCGCTTGCCGGACGTGTTCGCGGCACATCTGCTGGCGATGTGGAGCATCGTGCACCAGCAGTCGCTTCCGGATCGCGTCGTCGCCGAGGGCGTCCGCACGCAGTTCGAAACCCTGCTTCGCGGCCGGCCGGAGGCGCGGAATGCGGAGCAGCGTCAGCTGATCGGCGAGGCGCTCCTGTGCGAGAGCGTGCTCTCGCTGGAAGCACGCGAGGACGCGCAGGCACGCGACGACCGCAAGGAGCTCGCGCAGATGGCGGAGTCGGCGCAGCGCAACATGCTGCAGCGACAGGGCATCAACCTGCGCAAGACACGCCTGGGGGCGCAGGGCATGCGCCGCGCCTGA
- a CDS encoding ATP-grasp domain-containing protein produces the protein MKILVFEYITGGGMLGEEIPPALAQEGELMLAALLRDLSELPEVRRAVVLRDARLPLPDQTLSGVVWVLVASQDDLEHRFEDQIACCDAVWPIAPETGGILERLCRRVESAGKTLLTSPGDGVGLAASKLATIKRLEKKGVPVVSTHAPSESNPWPFPWVVKPDDGVGCEGARIFETEGQWKSWRAEIDDVARYVIQPLIEGEPLSLSVLFAYGKALLLSCNRQRIVRSRGGFALSGCEVGAIRTGLAAYRALADRIAEAVPELWGYAGVDLIQSGQGPKVLEINPRLTTSYAALRQSLSINPAALVLELWRGGTLPDFDAQSARPIEIRLEPRDEH, from the coding sequence ATGAAGATACTGGTTTTTGAGTATATTACCGGTGGCGGAATGCTCGGCGAAGAGATTCCGCCGGCGTTGGCGCAAGAAGGGGAGTTGATGCTTGCAGCGCTCCTCCGCGACTTGTCCGAGTTGCCGGAGGTCCGGCGGGCGGTTGTGTTGCGGGACGCGCGCCTTCCCCTTCCTGATCAGACGCTATCCGGAGTTGTCTGGGTTCTTGTCGCTAGCCAAGACGATCTGGAACATCGATTTGAAGATCAGATCGCGTGTTGCGATGCGGTATGGCCGATCGCTCCGGAAACCGGCGGCATTCTAGAACGCCTTTGCCGCCGGGTCGAATCGGCCGGCAAGACGCTTTTGACCAGTCCGGGCGATGGCGTCGGCCTTGCCGCGAGCAAGCTGGCAACCATAAAGCGCTTGGAAAAGAAAGGCGTTCCTGTCGTTTCGACCCACGCTCCGAGCGAATCGAATCCTTGGCCATTTCCGTGGGTCGTGAAACCGGACGACGGTGTCGGCTGCGAAGGTGCCCGTATTTTTGAAACCGAGGGCCAGTGGAAATCTTGGAGAGCCGAAATCGACGACGTCGCCCGATATGTCATTCAACCGTTGATCGAAGGTGAACCGCTGAGCCTGTCCGTTCTCTTTGCTTACGGAAAGGCGCTGCTGCTGAGCTGTAACCGGCAGCGGATCGTCAGATCGCGGGGCGGTTTTGCTCTGAGCGGTTGCGAGGTCGGCGCCATTCGCACGGGGCTTGCCGCCTATCGCGCGTTGGCCGATCGAATCGCAGAGGCCGTGCCGGAGCTCTGGGGCTACGCCGGGGTCGATCTGATCCAGAGCGGACAGGGGCCGAAAGTGCTCGAGATCAACCCGCGCCTGACCACTTCCTACGCCGCCCTGCGGCAATCCTTAAGCATCAATCCTGCCGCACTCGTTCTGGAATTGTGGCGCGGCGGAACCTTGCCCGATTTCGACGCCCAATCGGCAAGACCCATCGAGATTCGCTTGGAGCCGCGGGATGAGCATTGA
- a CDS encoding molybdenum cofactor biosynthesis protein MoaE, translated as MLIQLRPTEFDPYAELQRHQTETPGHAGKYGATCAFVGTMRDFNENETVRRMFLDHYPGMTEKQLEKIAEEARSRWCFLDALIIHRVGEILPDQPIVLVAVWSSHRGAAFDACRYIMEALKSRAPFWKKETLEHGERWVEKNTSGY; from the coding sequence GTGTTGATTCAACTGCGCCCGACCGAATTCGACCCTTACGCGGAACTACAGCGCCATCAAACGGAAACACCGGGCCACGCCGGAAAATACGGCGCGACCTGCGCGTTTGTCGGCACCATGCGCGACTTCAACGAAAACGAAACGGTCCGCCGCATGTTCCTCGACCATTATCCGGGCATGACCGAGAAGCAGCTCGAGAAAATCGCCGAGGAAGCCCGAAGCCGCTGGTGCTTTTTGGATGCGCTGATCATTCACCGAGTGGGCGAAATTCTTCCCGATCAACCCATCGTGCTGGTTGCCGTGTGGTCTTCCCATCGCGGCGCAGCCTTCGACGCCTGTCGCTACATCATGGAAGCGCTGAAAAGCCGCGCGCCGTTTTGGAAAAAGGAAACCCTGGAGCATGGCGAGCGTTGGGTGGAAAAGAATACCAGCGGGTATTGA